One Paenisporosarcina sp. FSL H8-0542 genomic region harbors:
- the argH gene encoding argininosuccinate lyase, with translation MTKLWGGRFQKSAEQWVDEFGASIGFDQQLVMEDLTGSMAHVKMLGDCGILPAEDVSKIVDGLEQLKVKATNDELVFEVANEDIHLNLEKMLIDLIGPVGGKMHTGRSRNDQVATDMHLFLKIRVQEIIESIKAFQQAILMQAEQHVETIAPGYTHLQRAQPISFAHHLMAYFWMLERDQERLSESLKRIDISPLGAGALAGTTFPIDREKAANTLGFEQVYQNSMDAVSDRDFIVEFLSNASLVMMHLSRFAEEIILWSSQEFQFIELDDAFATGSSIMPQKKNPDMAELIRGKTGRVYGNLFSLLTTLKGLPLTYNKDMQEDKEGMFDTVQTLNGSLQIFEGMVRTMTVHTKRLNEAVHQDFSNATELADYLATKGMPFREAHEVTGKLVFLCIQRGIYLLDLTIEDLQEASSLIQPDIYDVLSPEAAVKRRNSLGGTGFDQVRMQIKKAKSLV, from the coding sequence ATGACCAAACTATGGGGCGGCCGTTTTCAAAAGTCTGCTGAACAATGGGTTGATGAATTTGGCGCATCCATCGGCTTTGATCAACAACTCGTCATGGAAGATTTGACGGGCAGCATGGCACATGTAAAAATGCTTGGCGACTGCGGAATTTTACCTGCTGAAGATGTTAGCAAGATTGTCGACGGTCTGGAGCAATTGAAAGTAAAAGCAACGAATGATGAGTTGGTATTTGAAGTTGCAAATGAAGACATTCATTTAAATCTTGAAAAAATGTTGATTGATTTGATCGGGCCAGTTGGTGGCAAAATGCATACTGGACGTAGTCGAAATGACCAGGTCGCAACAGATATGCATCTCTTTTTAAAAATTCGTGTACAAGAAATTATTGAGAGCATCAAAGCGTTTCAACAAGCCATACTAATGCAAGCAGAGCAACATGTTGAAACCATTGCACCTGGCTATACGCATTTGCAACGTGCGCAACCCATTTCGTTTGCTCATCATTTGATGGCATATTTCTGGATGCTTGAGCGTGATCAGGAGCGTTTGTCTGAATCACTTAAACGTATTGATATTTCACCATTAGGTGCCGGCGCACTTGCAGGTACGACTTTCCCGATTGACCGTGAAAAAGCAGCCAATACCCTTGGGTTTGAGCAAGTGTACCAAAATAGCATGGATGCCGTGAGTGACCGTGATTTCATCGTGGAATTTTTAAGTAATGCCTCACTTGTGATGATGCACTTATCGCGTTTCGCTGAAGAAATCATCCTTTGGTCTAGCCAGGAATTTCAATTTATTGAACTCGACGATGCGTTCGCCACAGGCTCCAGCATCATGCCACAAAAGAAAAATCCTGATATGGCCGAGTTAATCCGCGGAAAGACGGGTCGTGTGTACGGGAACTTGTTTAGCCTGTTGACTACACTTAAAGGATTGCCACTCACGTATAACAAAGATATGCAAGAAGACAAAGAAGGCATGTTCGATACGGTTCAGACTTTGAATGGATCTCTTCAAATTTTTGAAGGCATGGTAAGAACCATGACTGTCCACACAAAGCGATTAAATGAAGCGGTGCATCAAGACTTTTCAAATGCTACGGAACTTGCCGATTACTTGGCGACAAAAGGTATGCCGTTCCGAGAAGCACATGAAGTCACAGGGAAGCTCGTTTTCCTATGTATCCAACGTGGCATTTACTTGTTGGACCTTACGATAGAAGACTTGCAGGAAGCCAGTAGTTTAATTCAACCCGATATCTACGATGTACTGTCACCCGAAGCGGCAGTTAAGCGAAGAAATTCGCTTGGGGGAACTGGTTTTGACCAAGTCCGTATGCAAATTAAAAAAGCAAAATCATTAGTATGA
- a CDS encoding SDR family NAD(P)-dependent oxidoreductase — protein MDKPKTVLITGATSGVGLQVAKDLCQQGYTVYATGRSKSALDDLRSHGIHAIEADLLTDQGLETVLSQCPDPEVVVFSAGVGTFALAHDTSDQQIDDMMRINVTAPMKLTSRILPLMIARKSGHLIYVASQAGKIATPKASVYAATKHALLGYANATRMEVQPHGIYVTTINPGPIDTPFLDLADSTGTYKSSLKKFLLSVGEVSSAIVRVIERPVREVDLPWYMGISSKAYNMAPGLIERVGRNFFMKK, from the coding sequence ATGGACAAGCCTAAAACGGTTTTGATCACAGGAGCGACAAGTGGTGTAGGGCTACAGGTTGCAAAAGATTTATGCCAACAAGGATACACTGTGTATGCAACAGGTCGTTCTAAATCTGCTCTCGATGATCTTAGATCTCACGGAATTCATGCAATTGAAGCTGACTTGCTGACAGATCAAGGTCTAGAAACTGTATTGAGTCAATGTCCGGATCCTGAGGTTGTCGTCTTTTCCGCAGGTGTGGGAACGTTTGCTTTGGCACATGATACTTCTGACCAACAAATTGATGACATGATGCGTATTAATGTTACAGCTCCCATGAAATTGACAAGCAGGATTTTACCTTTAATGATAGCAAGGAAATCAGGACATCTTATTTATGTTGCGTCACAGGCTGGTAAAATCGCCACACCAAAAGCGTCTGTGTATGCAGCAACGAAGCACGCGCTTCTCGGTTACGCTAATGCTACACGAATGGAGGTCCAGCCACATGGGATTTACGTGACGACCATCAATCCGGGACCTATCGATACACCATTTCTGGATTTAGCGGATTCAACGGGTACATATAAAAGTTCACTTAAAAAGTTCTTGTTATCAGTCGGGGAAGTTTCAAGTGCGATTGTCAGAGTAATTGAACGTCCTGTACGTGAAGTGGATTTGCCTTGGTATATGGGCATTTCGAGTAAAGCATACAATATGGCTCCCGGGCTAATTGAACGCGTAGGACGAAATTTTTTCATGAAGAAATAA
- a CDS encoding DNA-binding protein codes for MTKNNSSLISDIPTSIGAPARRALVGAGYLQLEQLTKVSEAEVLKLHGMGPKALDIIRRALIEKGLTFANGSENK; via the coding sequence ATGACGAAAAATAATAGTAGTTTAATAAGTGACATTCCAACTTCTATAGGCGCACCAGCACGACGTGCACTGGTTGGAGCTGGATATCTCCAGCTTGAGCAATTAACCAAAGTTAGTGAGGCTGAGGTTTTGAAATTACATGGAATGGGTCCGAAAGCGCTTGATATAATCCGACGCGCATTAATTGAAAAAGGATTAACTTTCGCAAATGGTTCTGAGAATAAATGA
- the lepB gene encoding signal peptidase I: MEQVKKEKNEVWEWAKALLIAFIAAWLIRYFLFTPIVVDGESMMPTLENGERMIVNKIGYEVEGPNRYDIVVFHATEKQDYIKRVIGLPGDHVAYKNDQLFINGEPQEEPYLESNKNEVSSGTLTEDFTLEELTGEKVIPDGYLFVMGDNRSNSTDSRIIGLVPMEEVIGSTSVAFWPLNEIGRVQ, encoded by the coding sequence ATGGAACAAGTTAAAAAAGAAAAAAATGAGGTCTGGGAGTGGGCAAAAGCATTGCTCATTGCCTTTATTGCAGCTTGGCTAATTCGTTATTTCTTATTCACCCCGATTGTTGTCGACGGGGAATCAATGATGCCGACTCTTGAAAATGGAGAGCGGATGATTGTTAATAAAATCGGCTACGAAGTTGAAGGTCCAAATCGGTATGATATCGTAGTTTTCCACGCAACTGAAAAACAAGATTATATTAAAAGAGTGATTGGATTGCCAGGAGATCATGTCGCTTATAAAAATGATCAATTATTTATCAATGGTGAACCTCAAGAAGAACCCTATTTGGAATCAAATAAAAACGAAGTGAGCAGCGGTACTTTAACAGAGGATTTCACCCTTGAAGAACTGACAGGAGAGAAAGTGATTCCAGATGGTTACTTGTTTGTGATGGGAGACAATCGGAGTAACAGTACAGACAGCCGAATAATTGGTTTAGTCCCGATGGAGGAAGTCATAGGCAGCACAAGCGTTGCTTTTTGGCCACTAAATGAAATCGGTCGGGTTCAATAA
- a CDS encoding argininosuccinate synthase has translation MNKKVVLAYSGGLDTSVAIPWLKEQGYDVIAVCLDVGEGKDLEFIKKKALQVGAVESYMIDAKEEFANEYALLSLQAHTWYEGKYPLVSALSRPLISKKLVEIAHQTGADAVAHGCTGKGNDQVRFEVSIKALDPSLEVIAPVRAWGWSREEEIDYAKKNNIPIPINLDSPFSIDQNLWGRANECGILEDPWAKPPEAAYDLTVALEDTPDTADLIEITFEQGVPVALDGVSYPLAELISELNVIAGKHGIGRIDHVENRLVGIKSREVYEVPGAHTLLLAHKELEDITLVKELAHFKPVIEKKLTELIYEGLWFSPLKVALESFLKETQVYVNGVVRVKLFKGHAIVEGRKSPNSLYDEKLATYTTDDEFNHESAVGFIELWGLPTKVHAMVNKGKEKVSE, from the coding sequence ATGAACAAAAAAGTAGTTCTCGCATACTCAGGTGGTCTAGATACATCCGTCGCAATTCCGTGGTTAAAAGAACAAGGTTACGATGTAATAGCTGTTTGTCTAGATGTAGGTGAAGGAAAAGATTTAGAGTTCATTAAAAAGAAAGCCCTGCAAGTAGGTGCTGTTGAAAGTTACATGATTGATGCAAAAGAAGAATTTGCGAACGAATATGCATTACTTTCACTTCAAGCACACACATGGTATGAAGGGAAATATCCATTGGTTTCGGCTTTATCCCGTCCGTTGATTTCAAAAAAATTGGTTGAAATCGCACACCAAACCGGAGCGGATGCCGTAGCACATGGCTGTACAGGAAAAGGCAATGATCAGGTACGTTTCGAAGTATCAATCAAAGCATTGGATCCTTCCTTGGAAGTAATCGCACCTGTTCGTGCGTGGGGTTGGTCTCGTGAAGAAGAGATAGACTATGCGAAGAAAAATAACATTCCAATTCCAATAAACTTAGATAGTCCATTTTCAATAGATCAAAACTTATGGGGTCGTGCAAACGAATGCGGTATTTTAGAAGATCCTTGGGCTAAACCACCAGAAGCTGCATATGATTTAACCGTTGCACTAGAAGATACACCAGATACAGCCGATTTGATTGAGATTACGTTTGAACAAGGTGTACCTGTTGCGTTGGACGGAGTTTCCTATCCATTGGCTGAGCTCATTTCCGAGCTGAATGTAATCGCTGGGAAACATGGAATCGGACGTATTGACCATGTCGAAAACCGTTTAGTCGGTATCAAGTCACGTGAAGTATATGAAGTGCCTGGTGCTCACACACTATTATTAGCGCATAAAGAACTTGAAGACATTACTCTTGTTAAAGAGCTGGCTCATTTCAAACCTGTTATTGAGAAAAAATTAACGGAACTGATTTATGAAGGATTGTGGTTCTCTCCATTAAAAGTGGCACTAGAATCTTTCCTTAAAGAGACGCAAGTGTATGTCAACGGTGTGGTGCGTGTGAAACTATTTAAAGGTCATGCAATTGTTGAAGGACGTAAATCGCCAAATTCACTGTATGACGAAAAACTAGCTACCTATACTACGGATGATGAATTCAACCATGAATCTGCTGTGGGCTTCATCGAGCTATGGGGACTTCCGACAAAGGTTCATGCCATGGTTAACAAAGGAAAAGAGAAGGTGTCGGAATGA
- a CDS encoding GrpB family protein, whose translation MRKTNIQTWTEGWQEAYNREAEILLKIFKDEWVDVYHIGSTSIPSIGYAKPIIDILLVVKNVEKVEDFNDNMVLMGYKPRGENGIMYRRYFTKGNSNRTHHLHIYQIGHENVKRHLDFKAYLTAHPLDAQKYGELKMKLAAQFPDNTYDYQEGKEAFIKQLIKKVEKWTTSQQF comes from the coding sequence ATGAGAAAAACTAACATACAAACCTGGACTGAAGGTTGGCAAGAAGCATACAACCGAGAAGCGGAAATCCTCTTAAAAATATTTAAAGATGAATGGGTCGATGTTTACCACATTGGAAGTACGTCTATTCCTTCAATCGGATATGCAAAACCGATTATAGACATTTTGCTCGTAGTGAAAAACGTCGAAAAAGTGGAAGACTTCAATGACAATATGGTGCTGATGGGTTATAAGCCAAGAGGTGAGAATGGCATCATGTACAGACGATACTTTACAAAAGGTAACAGTAATAGAACTCACCACTTACATATTTATCAGATAGGACATGAAAATGTCAAAAGACATCTGGATTTTAAAGCATACTTGACTGCGCACCCATTGGATGCCCAGAAATATGGAGAGCTTAAAATGAAATTAGCAGCACAGTTTCCTGATAACACATATGACTATCAGGAGGGAAAAGAAGCATTCATCAAACAATTGATAAAAAAAGTTGAAAAGTGGACGACTTCGCAACAATTCTAA
- a CDS encoding cupin domain-containing protein has product MSSPIDYTSKNTQFAFDVNKSPFFKKDNQNLINILGKQQLNTLKNLSLLDIYLSATNVVEPHYHPNAEELVYCISGAVAVSLLNPFTRQFQNYSITPGEVVNIPQGWWHYEFATEDSTHILAIFDAPTPQVILGSDILKLTPASIMAHTYCLDKREWKKAIAPLDPPTYIGPPTSCIKTEESNALYSCNINQYDSRVFPTQEYNPNNNPYPNH; this is encoded by the coding sequence ATGAGTTCACCAATTGATTACACCTCAAAAAATACGCAGTTTGCTTTTGATGTTAATAAAAGTCCTTTCTTTAAAAAAGATAACCAAAACTTAATAAATATTTTAGGAAAACAGCAATTAAATACTTTGAAGAATTTATCTTTACTTGATATCTACCTTAGTGCCACTAATGTCGTCGAGCCACATTATCACCCTAATGCTGAAGAGCTTGTTTATTGCATTTCTGGAGCAGTGGCTGTTTCATTACTAAATCCATTTACTAGGCAATTTCAAAATTATTCAATTACTCCAGGGGAAGTTGTCAACATCCCCCAAGGCTGGTGGCATTATGAATTTGCCACAGAGGATTCCACACATATACTTGCAATCTTTGATGCCCCAACGCCTCAAGTAATTCTTGGTTCCGATATTTTGAAGCTGACACCTGCAAGTATTATGGCACATACCTATTGCTTGGATAAAAGGGAATGGAAAAAAGCCATCGCCCCTCTTGATCCCCCTACTTATATCGGACCACCTACGAGCTGCATAAAGACTGAAGAAAGCAATGCGCTTTATTCATGTAACATTAATCAATACGATAGCCGTGTATTTCCAACGCAAGAATATAATCCCAATAATAATCCCTACCCCAATCATTAA
- the namA gene encoding NADPH dehydrogenase NamA — protein MAKAKLFEEYSIKNVTFKNRIVMAPMCQYSSHNQNGHVEDWHHVHYPTRAVGQVGLIILEATAVLPEGRISVKDLGIWSDEHTAGLTELVQSMKLHGAKTGIQLAHAGRKSTVDGDIFAPSPLAFNDQYKTPVEMSKDDIANTVNAFKAGAIRAKEAGFEVIELHGAHGYLINEFLSPLTNKRSDEYGGSDENRYRLLREVIDAVRSIWEGPLFVRISAHDYTEGGMTPEAYVTMTKWMKEQDVDLVDVSSGANVPASIDSFPGYQVTFAETIKHGTPIDTGAVGMITSPLQAEEILKNNRADLIFLARELLRDPYWPYRAAKELRTEIKSPIQYERGWL, from the coding sequence ATGGCAAAAGCTAAATTATTCGAAGAATATTCAATCAAAAATGTAACATTCAAAAATAGAATCGTGATGGCACCGATGTGCCAGTATTCAAGTCATAATCAAAATGGGCATGTTGAAGATTGGCATCACGTCCATTACCCAACACGTGCAGTTGGCCAAGTAGGATTGATTATTCTAGAAGCAACGGCAGTCTTACCCGAAGGTCGAATTTCTGTAAAGGATTTAGGCATATGGAGTGATGAGCACACAGCAGGTTTGACTGAACTTGTTCAATCCATGAAATTACATGGCGCGAAAACGGGCATCCAGCTCGCACATGCCGGTCGTAAATCAACGGTGGATGGTGACATTTTCGCCCCTTCCCCTCTTGCATTTAATGACCAATATAAAACACCAGTTGAGATGTCAAAAGATGATATTGCTAATACAGTCAATGCTTTTAAGGCAGGGGCAATTCGTGCCAAAGAAGCTGGATTCGAAGTCATTGAACTGCACGGTGCACATGGGTACTTAATCAATGAATTTTTATCTCCATTAACAAATAAACGTTCGGATGAATATGGGGGCAGTGACGAAAACCGCTACCGCTTGCTTCGCGAAGTGATTGACGCAGTTCGTAGCATTTGGGAAGGTCCATTGTTTGTCCGCATTTCCGCACATGATTATACGGAAGGCGGCATGACACCAGAAGCGTATGTAACGATGACCAAGTGGATGAAAGAGCAAGACGTTGATTTGGTTGACGTAAGTTCGGGAGCAAACGTTCCTGCATCCATCGATTCATTCCCTGGCTACCAAGTTACGTTTGCTGAAACGATTAAACATGGGACTCCGATTGATACAGGTGCAGTCGGGATGATTACTTCTCCACTTCAAGCTGAGGAAATCCTGAAGAATAATCGTGCTGATTTAATCTTTTTGGCACGTGAATTATTACGCGATCCATACTGGCCATATCGTGCAGCAAAAGAACTGCGTACGGAAATCAAATCACCGATCCAATACGAACGTGGCTGGCTATAA
- a CDS encoding DUF4179 domain-containing protein: MSMKEWIDLDIDKLELLEVTDIEKARVKQNVLNKRKKAPVWRHIAVAAVMIVGATTATGFAFPSFASQIPFMDNVVSYFNNEEQDYKNSESFSTDIGLAQTSNGVTVMIDNAVYDGTNITVSFAIETNHDFGKAMHMSAPNWFNAVGATSTSGGSSQITKISDTRYVGISTLTPSFKNDVYPENVEVTWTPHAFYSMSNDLEVEGDWSFAFSLKRLEGDIQLVNKTVQQKDVSFTLQSVEFTDVSTVILYEQVVTDELLKEWPSVSPVFYVTDDLGHVYLNGSGGSGMSPDSGKTFNGTTALGAIQEGASQLIIQPVEIASLMSGKGHIEIKLDPIIVDLKK; encoded by the coding sequence ATGAGCATGAAAGAATGGATTGATTTAGATATCGATAAACTTGAGCTACTAGAGGTGACAGATATCGAGAAAGCACGAGTTAAACAAAATGTACTTAATAAGCGTAAAAAAGCACCAGTTTGGCGTCATATTGCAGTCGCTGCAGTTATGATTGTTGGTGCCACAACGGCAACCGGTTTTGCATTCCCGTCTTTTGCATCACAAATTCCATTTATGGACAATGTCGTTAGTTATTTTAATAACGAAGAGCAAGACTACAAAAATTCCGAGTCCTTCTCTACTGATATTGGTCTTGCGCAGACGAGTAATGGTGTTACCGTCATGATTGATAATGCGGTATATGACGGCACGAACATTACAGTTTCTTTTGCGATTGAAACTAATCATGATTTTGGAAAAGCGATGCATATGAGTGCTCCAAATTGGTTTAATGCTGTCGGTGCAACCAGTACTAGTGGTGGCAGTAGTCAAATTACAAAGATTAGTGATACACGCTATGTGGGCATATCAACATTAACCCCAAGCTTCAAAAATGATGTATATCCTGAAAATGTAGAAGTCACTTGGACGCCTCATGCCTTTTATAGTATGTCTAATGATTTAGAGGTTGAGGGAGATTGGTCGTTCGCCTTTTCATTAAAGCGTTTAGAAGGAGATATACAGCTCGTGAATAAAACTGTACAGCAAAAAGACGTGAGCTTCACGCTTCAATCTGTTGAATTTACAGATGTTTCAACCGTTATTTTATACGAACAAGTGGTAACTGATGAACTGTTAAAAGAGTGGCCAAGTGTGTCACCTGTTTTCTATGTAACCGATGATCTCGGTCATGTGTATTTGAATGGCTCGGGTGGTTCAGGTATGTCACCTGATAGTGGAAAAACATTTAACGGAACGACCGCACTTGGCGCTATCCAAGAAGGTGCTAGCCAGCTCATCATTCAGCCTGTTGAAATTGCGAGTCTCATGTCCGGAAAAGGTCATATCGAAATTAAGCTTGATCCGATTATCGTTGACTTAAAAAAATAA
- a CDS encoding MBL fold metallo-hydrolase produces MIHKLILPTPFAVGDVNAYLLKGDTLSLIDAGPKTPEAYIALERGIKEAGYSFNDVEQVFLTHHHPDHAGWIDAFPNAKVYGHVYNDLWLTRDPAFFAYHDEFYLERLIEEGVPEKYHAWVEKMKRPVAFMGNRPLDVTVEEGDVLPGHPGWTVVETLGHAQSHVSFWHAESKEMIGGDHILEKISSNPLIEPPLDPSARRPQAMIQYNESLRKVLTMPVEKIYSGHGNEVFNVHALIAHRLEKQHDRAMKVHAMLAEEQLTIFEITQKLFPFVYEKELGLTLSETIGQVDYLLAEELAIESRDQNGVFTYGQA; encoded by the coding sequence ATGATCCACAAACTTATATTGCCTACACCTTTTGCTGTAGGGGACGTTAATGCTTATCTTTTAAAAGGAGATACGCTTTCATTAATTGATGCAGGTCCAAAAACACCCGAAGCTTATATTGCACTTGAACGAGGGATAAAAGAAGCAGGCTATTCGTTCAATGACGTCGAACAAGTTTTCTTGACGCACCATCACCCTGACCATGCAGGCTGGATTGACGCTTTTCCTAATGCAAAAGTATATGGGCATGTCTATAATGACCTTTGGTTGACTCGAGATCCAGCTTTTTTTGCCTATCATGATGAGTTTTATTTGGAACGTTTAATTGAGGAAGGTGTTCCAGAGAAATATCATGCGTGGGTGGAGAAAATGAAACGTCCAGTTGCTTTCATGGGCAATCGTCCACTTGATGTGACAGTGGAGGAAGGCGATGTACTTCCTGGACATCCTGGTTGGACGGTCGTTGAAACGCTTGGTCATGCACAGAGTCATGTTTCTTTTTGGCATGCTGAGAGCAAAGAGATGATTGGCGGGGACCATATATTAGAAAAAATCTCATCAAATCCTTTAATTGAGCCTCCACTTGATCCAAGTGCTAGACGTCCACAAGCCATGATTCAATACAACGAATCATTGAGAAAAGTCCTGACCATGCCAGTAGAGAAAATTTACAGTGGACATGGCAATGAAGTATTCAATGTCCATGCATTGATTGCACATCGCTTAGAAAAACAACATGACCGTGCGATGAAAGTCCACGCGATGCTTGCTGAAGAACAGCTTACTATTTTCGAAATCACACAAAAATTATTTCCATTTGTCTATGAGAAAGAACTGGGTCTGACACTTTCTGAAACCATCGGACAAGTAGACTATTTGCTTGCTGAAGAACTTGCCATCGAGTCACGCGACCAAAATGGGGTATTCACTTATGGACAAGCCTAA
- the proC gene encoding pyrroline-5-carboxylate reductase, protein MKTIVFVGAGSMAQAMIHGWMKEATVAPQNVFVMNKSDRKKLTSLHETYGVQLVCDDKEILKTADLIILAMKPKDVQAGMQAVAPYLSKTAVVLSILAGVPMATIEQGLGERPLARCMPNTSATIGMSASAVAWNEQMNQTDKEEIMQLLSTIGSVIEVEEDQLHVITALSGSGPAYVYYFVEAFEKAAVASGLAPHVARNLLVQTLAGSAEMLKQSTDSPATLREHVTSPGGTTEAGIQALQEKGFIDMLGSCLNEAETRSRELGKRYI, encoded by the coding sequence ATGAAAACGATTGTATTTGTTGGAGCAGGTTCGATGGCCCAAGCGATGATTCATGGCTGGATGAAAGAGGCAACTGTTGCCCCGCAGAACGTATTTGTTATGAACAAATCCGATCGCAAGAAGTTGACTTCCCTTCATGAAACATACGGAGTACAACTCGTTTGTGATGACAAGGAAATTTTGAAAACGGCCGATTTGATTATCTTGGCAATGAAACCGAAAGACGTCCAGGCGGGCATGCAGGCAGTTGCCCCTTACCTTTCGAAGACTGCTGTTGTGTTATCGATTCTAGCAGGAGTTCCAATGGCGACAATCGAGCAAGGTCTGGGCGAACGTCCACTTGCCCGTTGTATGCCGAACACTTCCGCAACCATCGGGATGTCTGCAAGTGCTGTGGCCTGGAATGAACAAATGAATCAAACTGATAAAGAGGAAATTATGCAACTGCTGAGTACTATTGGCTCCGTCATTGAAGTGGAAGAAGATCAGCTGCATGTCATTACGGCTTTATCAGGCAGCGGTCCTGCTTATGTCTATTATTTTGTGGAAGCCTTTGAAAAAGCGGCGGTCGCAAGTGGGCTTGCCCCACATGTTGCACGTAACTTACTTGTCCAAACTTTGGCTGGTTCAGCAGAAATGTTAAAACAGTCAACCGATTCACCAGCTACGCTTCGAGAACATGTAACAAGTCCAGGAGGGACAACAGAAGCCGGAATCCAAGCTTTACAGGAAAAAGGATTTATCGACATGCTTGGAAGTTGTTTGAACGAAGCCGAAACACGTTCCCGTGAGCTTGGGAAGCGCTATATTTAG
- a CDS encoding sigma-70 family RNA polymerase sigma factor, which yields MKSSSTNNRLKKQKEDALEYIIDAYMPLVKTIASKILHNMKRPDIDECINDVFLTVWQNAHQFQGDTLDFKKWIGMITKYKAIDRYRHAEKQIAHEQSDAPLEQKASSLQTDISVLQREEKNELLLAISQLEEIDRDIFMMKYYMELPNSEIANALRLTKAAVDNRLYRGKKILAKNMNLKERFV from the coding sequence ATGAAAAGTTCATCGACCAACAATAGATTAAAAAAACAAAAAGAAGATGCACTGGAGTATATCATTGATGCCTATATGCCACTCGTGAAAACGATTGCTTCAAAAATTTTACACAATATGAAGCGACCAGATATTGATGAATGTATCAATGATGTTTTTCTAACGGTATGGCAAAATGCTCATCAGTTTCAAGGTGATACACTAGACTTTAAAAAATGGATTGGCATGATTACGAAATACAAAGCAATCGATCGATATCGGCACGCTGAAAAACAAATCGCACATGAACAATCTGATGCACCACTCGAACAAAAAGCAAGCTCCCTACAAACAGATATATCCGTCTTGCAACGAGAAGAAAAAAATGAATTACTACTGGCAATCAGTCAACTAGAGGAAATTGATCGAGATATTTTTATGATGAAATATTATATGGAGCTACCAAACAGTGAAATTGCCAATGCACTCCGGCTAACGAAAGCTGCTGTTGATAACCGCCTATATCGAGGTAAGAAGATACTAGCTAAAAACATGAATCTAAAGGAGCGATTCGTATGA
- a CDS encoding DMT family transporter, translating to MTKFMYIFCLIVWGLNFIAVKIQGTPVSLELSLTYRLIITALLFLVLVWFLRPKGRPKRKDIPFVIVFGICNFALSYLCFYYATILSSAAIVTLVFSLKVILTPIALRVFLKEKLHSRVLIGGVFGVLGVCILIYPTLNNFQGFNEIKGIVVAFIGTLLTAVGDASSARNASRRVDPIYANAIGFTVASILMGSIVLIQGQEITIPTSVSYVSALLYLTLVASFAAWLFYLKLIETIGGSQSGYMVALFPVIGGIASVLIGESDPSLFLFAGCLFSCIGAAIALGFGIRRQNVKLPVNAD from the coding sequence ATGACAAAGTTTATGTATATATTTTGCTTAATCGTGTGGGGACTTAATTTTATTGCGGTGAAAATCCAAGGAACACCTGTCAGTTTGGAATTATCCTTAACCTATCGTTTAATTATTACAGCCTTATTATTTTTAGTTCTTGTATGGTTCCTTAGACCAAAGGGGAGACCAAAAAGAAAAGATATCCCGTTTGTAATAGTGTTCGGTATATGTAACTTTGCATTAAGCTACCTGTGCTTTTATTACGCCACCATTTTGAGTTCTGCGGCAATAGTAACATTGGTCTTCTCGTTAAAAGTGATACTGACTCCAATCGCTCTCCGAGTTTTTTTAAAAGAAAAATTACATTCACGCGTTTTAATTGGGGGGGTTTTTGGGGTATTGGGCGTATGTATTCTCATTTATCCCACATTGAACAATTTTCAAGGGTTTAATGAGATAAAAGGAATTGTGGTTGCTTTCATAGGTACGCTTCTTACAGCAGTTGGTGACGCCAGCTCGGCAAGAAATGCCAGTAGGAGGGTTGATCCTATCTATGCGAATGCCATTGGATTTACAGTAGCCAGTATATTAATGGGGTCCATTGTATTGATTCAAGGACAAGAAATAACAATTCCAACGTCTGTTTCATACGTATCCGCGTTGCTTTATTTAACCCTGGTTGCTTCGTTCGCTGCCTGGTTGTTCTACTTAAAGCTTATAGAAACAATTGGGGGATCTCAAAGTGGTTATATGGTCGCCCTTTTCCCGGTCATTGGAGGAATAGCTTCTGTATTAATCGGTGAATCAGATCCGTCATTGTTTTTGTTTGCTGGTTGTCTGTTTAGTTGCATTGGGGCTGCCATTGCTTTAGGTTTTGGAATTCGACGTCAGAATGTTAAGTTGCCTGTAAATGCTGATTAA